The sequence GAAAGAAAACGCTGAAGCCCTGTAATAGGGTCGTCCGACATTACCCTGAAGACGGGGTCCCGACGCTCTATCGGGGCCCCGTTTTAGCACATCGGGCAACAGACGCTCTCCTCGCCCCTGACCAATGCTGCTGTTGGCCCCTTGCGCATTGACAACACACCACTGCCCGGAGGTTTTTCTACATATGACTGAGCATCGTACCCGGGTTCTCATCCTTGGCACCGGAGCCGCTGGTTGTACAGCTGCCATCTACACGGCCCGTGCCAATCTGGAACCGGTTGTCTTGGCAGGACTCCAGCCTGGCGGACAGCTGACCATAACAACAGACGTTGAAAACTATCCGGGCTTTGCCGATCCGGTCCAAGGGCCTTGGCTCATGGAACAGATGCGCCAACAGGCTGAGCATTGCGGCGCCCGTATCGCGCACGATATGGCAACATCCGTTGACCTGTCCCAGCGCCCGTTTACAGTCCATACCGATGGCGGCGACGTATGGAAAAGCGATACACTGATTATTGCAACCGGGGCCTCTGCCAAATGGCTGGATATACCAAGTGAAAAGAAGTACGCCGGCCTTGGCGTGTCTGCCTGCGCGACGTGTGATGGCTTCTTCTTCCGTGGAAAGGATGTCGTCGTTGTTGGTGGTGGCAACAGCGCTGTGGAAGAAGCCCTGTATCTGGCAAATATCTGCGCCAGCGTCACCGTTGTACATCGCCGCGACAGCTTCCGGGCTGAGAAAATTCTGCAGGACCGCCTGCTTCGAAACCCCAAAATCACAGTACGCTGGAACAGCAAGGTCCATGAGATCTTGGGCGGGGGCAATCCCGAGGGTGTAACCGGTATCCGCCTTGAAGATACAATAACGGGGTCCCTTTCTGATCTTGCCTGCGACGGCGTGTTCATTGCCATTGGCCATAAACCCAATACAGATCTGTTTTCCGGGCAGCTTCAAACTGATGAAAACGGGTATCTCGTTACGCAGCCGGACTCGACCGCAACCTCGATCCCGGGTGTTTTTGCTGCCGGCGATGTGCAGGACCATGTGTTCCGCCAAGCTATAACCGCTGCGGGAACCGGTTGCATGGCCGCGCTTGAAGCTGACCGTTTCCTGCGGACGGATGGTGATACCTAGGAAAGACACCGGGCTGGTAAGGACTTCTTCCCGACACCACCTTGCCAGCCCGGGCTTGGTACCAGTACCCTTGGAATAGAACAAAATTTGAAGAAAACGAGAGAATTATGGCCGGGCGACAGGGCACCATGATGGACTGGGATAAACTGCGTGTTTTTCACACCGTCGCAGAGGCTGGTAGCTTTACCCATGCAGGGGATGTGCTGCACCTGAGTCAGTCTGCCGTCAGCCGGCAGATCAGTGCCTTAGAAGAAAGCCTGCGGGTCTCCCTGTTTCACCGCCACGCCCGTGGCCTGATCCTGACCGAGCAGGGAGAACTTCTGTATCACACCGTGCACGAGGTGTTTGCGCGCCTGTCGATGGTTGAGGCACGGATCACCGAAAGCAGGGAACGCCCTGAAGGCTTGCTGAAGGTTACAACGACGGTTGCTTTCGGGTCCGTATGGCTGACTCCCCGCATTACCGACTTTATGGAGCAATACCCCAGCATAGAGATATCGCTTCTGCTTGATGATCAGGAAGTGGATCTGGCCATGCGCGCCGCTGATGTTGCCATTCGCTTCAACGCCCCCCGCCAGCCTGATTTGATCCAAAGGCATCTGATCAACCTGCATTACAATGTCTATGCTGCACCAGAATACCTGCAAAAACATGGCACACCCAAGACACCGGCAGATCTCGACAATCACCGGCTTATCACGTACGGCGATGATTCAAGGGCGCCTGTTGACAACATGAACTGGCTTTTATCTGCCGGAACGACAACGCCTCGCTCTGCAGTTCTGCGTATCAACAACATATACGGGATTTATCGCGCCGTGCACTCCGGCTTGGGCATTGCGGCTCTTCCGGATTATTTTGCCTCAGTCGCATCCAACTTGGTACAGGTGCTTCCTGAACTGCGCGGACCAAGTTTTGACTGTTATTTTGTATACCCAGAAGAGCTTCGTCACTCAAAGCGCGTTATGGTCTTCCGGGACTTTCTTCTCCAGAAGCTCCAGAAAGACAATACACCGGCCCCCTGACAATCATGACACA comes from Haematospirillum jordaniae and encodes:
- the trxB gene encoding thioredoxin-disulfide reductase yields the protein MTEHRTRVLILGTGAAGCTAAIYTARANLEPVVLAGLQPGGQLTITTDVENYPGFADPVQGPWLMEQMRQQAEHCGARIAHDMATSVDLSQRPFTVHTDGGDVWKSDTLIIATGASAKWLDIPSEKKYAGLGVSACATCDGFFFRGKDVVVVGGGNSAVEEALYLANICASVTVVHRRDSFRAEKILQDRLLRNPKITVRWNSKVHEILGGGNPEGVTGIRLEDTITGSLSDLACDGVFIAIGHKPNTDLFSGQLQTDENGYLVTQPDSTATSIPGVFAAGDVQDHVFRQAITAAGTGCMAALEADRFLRTDGDT
- a CDS encoding LysR family transcriptional regulator — its product is MAGRQGTMMDWDKLRVFHTVAEAGSFTHAGDVLHLSQSAVSRQISALEESLRVSLFHRHARGLILTEQGELLYHTVHEVFARLSMVEARITESRERPEGLLKVTTTVAFGSVWLTPRITDFMEQYPSIEISLLLDDQEVDLAMRAADVAIRFNAPRQPDLIQRHLINLHYNVYAAPEYLQKHGTPKTPADLDNHRLITYGDDSRAPVDNMNWLLSAGTTTPRSAVLRINNIYGIYRAVHSGLGIAALPDYFASVASNLVQVLPELRGPSFDCYFVYPEELRHSKRVMVFRDFLLQKLQKDNTPAP